Part of the Nostoc sp. ATCC 53789 genome, CCTTGTCTTATTAGTCAGATGGTGAACAAATATTACTCTTACATTTGCTTGTGGAGTTGTTGTGTATTTATTATGGATTTACTATGATTTTGTAGATATTGTAAGTTAATATCTCAATGATGTTAATGAACTGTGTATAAATATAATACGGAGATACTTAACTTATTTTAATAAGCTCGGTATCTCTACACTACTAGAAAATAGCTGTTTAAAATTTTGGTGCTTGCCAATTAGTATTTGTAAGACTTGTCATAATATGATCTTCCCATTGTCCATTAATTAACAAATAGTCTCTAGCGTATCCTTCAATGACAAATCCGAGTCTTTTTAAGACATTGCCACTGCGCCGATTATGAGGCATATAATTAGCCATAACTCGGTGAAAATTTAACTCTTGGAATAGATATTCAGTGGCGGCTTTTAGCCCTTCTGTCATATATCCTTTACCTTGTTTACTTTCAGCAAGACTATATCCCACGTAGCAAAAATGAGCGGCTCCTCTTACAAAATTGCTAAAATTTACGGTTCCAATAACTACAGTAGGATTTTTTTTGGTAAAAATAAATAGCTTTAATGATTGCCCATTAATAAATTCGAGAAAACTATTCTCTATCTGATATTGCCAATATTCTTCAGTGAAAAAACCATCAGCCCATAGAGGGTAGAATGGGGTGAGATAAGTTTTGTTATAAATGAAGTATTTAAGAATTTGG contains:
- a CDS encoding GNAT family N-acetyltransferase, with the protein product MISELPLITSDRLLLRAAIHEDIPQILKYFIYNKTYLTPFYPLWADGFFTEEYWQYQIENSFLEFINGQSLKLFIFTKKNPTVVIGTVNFSNFVRGAAHFCYVGYSLAESKQGKGYMTEGLKAATEYLFQELNFHRVMANYMPHNRRSGNVLKRLGFVIEGYARDYLLINGQWEDHIMTSLTNTNWQAPKF